Sequence from the Thermocaproicibacter melissae genome:
TCGGACTGATATAAAAGAAATCCTCCAAAACTAAAGCGTTGGGAATCTTCCCGACGCTTTATTTCATAATTTCTTAAGTTTTATAAGATTTTTTCTTTCTCGTGAAATGTATTCGTTTGAATAAAAAAAGCGGCGGAGCAAATGCTCCGCCGCAATACAGTGCTGCACATTCAGCTTTCGTATCTTCCGCAGCAGTACTTGTATTTCTTGCCGCTTCCGCAGGGGCACGGGTCGTTGCGGCCCGGCTTTTTCTTCTTGCGGATGGGCATATTCTTCTTCTCATCGGAACCGTCGCCGCCGATTTGTGTCGTGGGCTTTGCCACCTGTTCGCGCTTCGGCTCCTCCGCCGTGCGAAGTTGTACGGTCAGCATCATGCGGGCGGTGTTCTCGCGGATGGTCTTAATCATCTCGTCGAACATATCGAAGCCTTCCATGCGGTACTCGACGACCGGATCCTTCTGGCCGTAAGCGCGCAGGCGGATACCCTTCTGCAGCTCCTCCATGGCGTCGATGTGGTCCATCCACTCCGTGTCAACATTTTTGAGCAGGATGACGCGCTCCAGCTCACGCATGATTTCAGAGCCGAACTGCTTCTCGCGTTTTTCGTAAAGCTCGTGGGCTTTTTCAATCAGCTCGTTCTGCACGTCGATCGGCTCAAGGCGCGCCTTTTCTTCCGCTGTGTAAACAAGGTCATTCGGCCCGATGAGCCAGCCCATGTAGCGGTCACGCAGGCCTTCGAGGTTCCACGATTCGCGCTCGGCATCTTCCGGCAAGAATGTCTTAACCTGCTCCGCAATGGCCTGGTCAATCATCTTGAGAATCTGTTCCTTCACGTTTTCGCCGTTAAGAACCTGGTCGCGCTGGCTGTAAATGATTTCGCGCTGGCGGTTCAAAACGTCGTCAAACTGAAGAACACTTTTACGGATGGCGAAGTTGCGGCCCTCAATCTTCTTCTGGGAACTCTCAATGGTATTGGTGAGCATCTTGTTTTCAATTGGGGTGTCTTCGTCCACATTCAGGCGTTCCATGAGCGCAGCAATGCGTTCGCCGTTGAAGAGACGCATTAGGTCATCTTCAAGCGAAATATAGAAACGGCTCATGCCGGGGTCACCCTGACGGCCGGCACGCCCACGCAGCTGGTTATCAATTCGGCGGGATTCATGGCGTTCTGTGCCGATGATATAGAGGCCGCCTGCTTTGCGGACTTCCTCCGCTTCAGCCTGCGTCTGCTTGCGGTATTTCTCCACAAGCTTCTTAAAGGTTTCGCGCGCTTTGAGAATTTCAGGGTCGTCCGTATCGGAATGTGCGTCCGCTTCGGCAATCAGCTCATCGGGGACACCCTGCTTGCGCATTTCCGCCTTCGCCATATACTCCGGGTTGCCGCCGAGCATAATATCGGTACCGCGGCCGGCCATGTTCGTTGCAATGGTGACTGCGTTCTTCCGACCTGCCTGTGCGACAATTTGGGCTTCTTTTTCGTGGAATTTTGCGTTCAGCACCTCATGCGGGATGCCTTCACGCTTGAGCATCTTGCTGAGCTTTTCGGATTTTTCAATAGAAATGGTTCCGACGAGCACCGGCTGACCGGTCTTGTGGTGTTCCTTGATGTCTTCGATGACAGCGCGGAACTTTGCATCTTCGGTCTTGTAAACGACATCCGGCAGGTCCACGCGAATCATCGGCTTGTTTGTCGGAATTTCAACTATATCGAGCTTATAAATCTCGCGGAACTCGGCTTCTTCCGTCATGGCGGTACCCGTCATACCGGAGAGCTTGTCGTACATGCGGAAATAGTTCTGGAACGTGATGGTGGCGAGCGTCTTGCTTTCGCGGGCGACCTTCACGCCTTCTTTTGCTTCAATTGCCTGATGCAAGCCTTCGTTGTAGCGGCGGCCATACATGAGGCGGCCGGTGAACTCGTCGACGATGATAACTTGGCCGTCTTTGACAACGTAGTCAACGTCGCGCTTCATTACGCCACGCGCCTTGATCGCTTGATTGATATAGTGCTGAATGGGAAGGTTTTCGGCATCCGTCAGGTTATCAATTTTGAAGAAGGCTTCCGCCTTTTTCACGCCGTTCTGCGTAAGCGTTGCCGTTTTGGCCTTTTCGTCTACGATGTAATCGGCGTCTTTGTAAAGTGCGTCGTTGTCTTCCTTTTCGTCAAGCTCGGCAACCTTCACACAGCGGAGGGTTTTCGCAAAGGCATCCGCAATGTTATACATCTCGGTGGACTGTTCGCCCGGGCCGGAAATAATCAGCGGGGTACGCGCCTCATCAATGAGGATGGAGTCGACTTCGTCGACGATGGCAAAGTTATGCCCACGCTGGACTTTGTCCTCCTTGTAGATAACCATGTTGTCGCGCAAGTAATCGAACCCGAACTCGTTGTTCGTTCCGTAGGTAATATCGGCGTTATATGCCTTTTTGCGGGCGTCGTTGTCGAGGTCATGCACAATAAGGCCGACCGAAAGGCCGAGAAAACGGTAAATCTTTCCCATCCATTCGGAGTCGCGGCGTGCAAGGTAATCGTTGACGGTTACAATGTGAACGCCTTTGCCTGTAAGGCCGTTAAGGTAAGCCGGAAGGGTTGCAACAAGCGTTTTACCTTCACCGGTTTTCATTTCTGCAATTCGTCCCTGGTGCAGAACAATGCCGCCGAGAATCTGAACCGGGAAATGGCGCATGCCAAGCACGCGGTCAGAAGCTTCACGGCAGACAGCAAACGCATCCGGCAAAATATCCTCAAGTGATGCACCGTTTGCCAAGCGCTCCTTGAGTGCAGGGGTCTGAGCTTTCAGTTCTTCATCGGTCATCTCGCGGTATTTGTCTTCCAGGTCAAGCACCGCGTTGCAAAGCGGCCGAATACGTTTCAGTTCCCGTTTGCTGTAATTTCCAAACAAAGCGGCCATAAGAGAATTCATGTATTTCACCTCAAAAGTTGCCCTGCTGCCGGGCTGATGGTTTTTGCCTGGCTTGCTGCACATTAAAGCATGTCCGAAATTTTCACTTGTTTTTTATTATATCATAGCGAAATGCAAAAATATAGACGATTTATGAATTGGTTTTTGCGGTTCTTTTGTCTGCGGATTATTGTTGTGCCGCGAGGAATCGGTCGCGCCACACACACCATCCGGTAACGGAGAGAATGACCACTCCCCCGCCGACAAGCGGAAACACGCCCGGCGCTTCGCCGTTGAACACGAAGACCCACAACGGGTTGAGCAGAGGTTCCGCCGCGCCGATGAGCGAGCAGGCAAGCGGCGGGCAGTCGCGCAATGCCATGGCGTAGAAGATGTAGGAAATTCCGATTTGGAACACGCCGAGGGCTATGAGGCTCAGCACGGCGGTCAGCGTAACTTTCGGCGGGTCGAACGCGGCAAACGGAATCCCGATGGCCGCCGTCAAAAGCTGCGAGAGGAAAATTCCGCTGACGCGCGACTCCATGTCCGCCTCGCCGCAGATGACATACATCGCTGCACAAAACACGCCGGAAAGAAGCGCGACGCAATTTCCCGCAAGGTTCCCCGGCGAAATGTGGTCAAAAAAGGAAAGAGAAATGCCGAGGAATACCGCGGCAACGGCAGTGATATCTTGCCGCATGAATTTCTGCTTCAAAAATACCGCCGAGAAAACGAGAATCAAAATCGGCGACGTGTACTCCAGAACGATGGCGTTCGCCGCCGTTGTGAGCTTATTGGAAACCACAAACGCGAACATCATGCCCGTCATGAAGACAGCCGTGGAAACGGAATATCGGTTAAAGCGAATTTTTCTGCCCGATATTCGGATGAAAACGAACAAGGCGATTCCCGCAATCAGGCTTCGCATTCCGCTGATGAAGGCCGCATTCCACGGAATGAGTTTAATCAGAATTCCCCCAGTGCTCCACAGAACGGATGCGGCAAGCATCAGGCCGACTGTCTTGTGGTGTGGATCTTGAAAAAAGTGCATTACTTCCTAATCTCCCTATGGCAGGGCATGCCGCTCTGCCGCATTATTTTTCCCCTGCCAAATGCCGCAGGATTTTTAAGTATGCCCGGTAGGCAGACGGCACCGGATAATCGCCCAGGACTTCTTCCGGCGATGCCCAAACAAAACCAAGGACCGGTTTTTCCGCCTTTACCAAATAACCCGTCATGTGCCATTCCACATGCGAAAAAATATGTTTTGCCGCCGGCAGAGGCTCGATTGTTTCGGCTTTGATTCCCCATTCGGCAAGGGTTTTCTCTGCCTGCTCCGGCGTCAGCGTACCTTTCTGGCACGGGAACTCCCACATACCCGCGAGGAGACCCGTTTCCGGCCGTCTGCGAAGCGCCGCTGTCCCATTGCTGAGGATCAGGAAAACCGTGCGGTTTTCCACCCTGCGCTTGGGTTTTGCGGCTTTCACGGGCAATTCGTTCTGTGTTCCGGCGCGGTGTGCTTCGCACAGTTCGGCAAGAGGACATTCCCCGCAGAGGGGTTCGCCGTTCGGAAGGCAGACCGTAGCGCCCAGTTCCATGAGTGACTGTGTAAACGCGCTCGCCTGCTCCTTGGGATAGACCTTTTTCAGACGCTCGCGAAGCTCTTTTTTCACGGCCGGCTGGGTAATGTCCTCCCTCGAATTCTGCAGTCTTGCGGCGACGCGCAGGACGTTGCCGTCTACGGCGGGTTCGGGCAAGCCGAACGCGATGGAGGCGATGGAACCAGCCGTATAATCTCCGATGCCGGGCAATTTACGTAGCTGTTCGACATCTGTGGGGAGTTCTCCCCCGAAACGCTCCATGAGCAGGATGGCAGCCTTTTTCAGGCTGCGGGCGCGGCTGTAATAGCCGAGGCCCTCCCAGAGTTTCAGCAGCTTTTCGTCCGGTACTTCCGCAAGCGCTTTCACGTTCGGCAGTTCCCGCACGAAGCGTTCAAAGTATGGCTTGACTGCTTCCACGCGAGTCTGCTGGAGCATAATCTCCGAAATCCACACGCGGTAAGGCGTGGGGTCGTCCCG
This genomic interval carries:
- the secA gene encoding preprotein translocase subunit SecA, coding for MNSLMAALFGNYSKRELKRIRPLCNAVLDLEDKYREMTDEELKAQTPALKERLANGASLEDILPDAFAVCREASDRVLGMRHFPVQILGGIVLHQGRIAEMKTGEGKTLVATLPAYLNGLTGKGVHIVTVNDYLARRDSEWMGKIYRFLGLSVGLIVHDLDNDARKKAYNADITYGTNNEFGFDYLRDNMVIYKEDKVQRGHNFAIVDEVDSILIDEARTPLIISGPGEQSTEMYNIADAFAKTLRCVKVAELDEKEDNDALYKDADYIVDEKAKTATLTQNGVKKAEAFFKIDNLTDAENLPIQHYINQAIKARGVMKRDVDYVVKDGQVIIVDEFTGRLMYGRRYNEGLHQAIEAKEGVKVARESKTLATITFQNYFRMYDKLSGMTGTAMTEEAEFREIYKLDIVEIPTNKPMIRVDLPDVVYKTEDAKFRAVIEDIKEHHKTGQPVLVGTISIEKSEKLSKMLKREGIPHEVLNAKFHEKEAQIVAQAGRKNAVTIATNMAGRGTDIMLGGNPEYMAKAEMRKQGVPDELIAEADAHSDTDDPEILKARETFKKLVEKYRKQTQAEAEEVRKAGGLYIIGTERHESRRIDNQLRGRAGRQGDPGMSRFYISLEDDLMRLFNGERIAALMERLNVDEDTPIENKMLTNTIESSQKKIEGRNFAIRKSVLQFDDVLNRQREIIYSQRDQVLNGENVKEQILKMIDQAIAEQVKTFLPEDAERESWNLEGLRDRYMGWLIGPNDLVYTAEEKARLEPIDVQNELIEKAHELYEKREKQFGSEIMRELERVILLKNVDTEWMDHIDAMEELQKGIRLRAYGQKDPVVEYRMEGFDMFDEMIKTIRENTARMMLTVQLRTAEEPKREQVAKPTTQIGGDGSDEKKNMPIRKKKKPGRNDPCPCGSGKKYKYCCGRYES
- a CDS encoding DMT family transporter, whose protein sequence is MHFFQDPHHKTVGLMLAASVLWSTGGILIKLIPWNAAFISGMRSLIAGIALFVFIRISGRKIRFNRYSVSTAVFMTGMMFAFVVSNKLTTAANAIVLEYTSPILILVFSAVFLKQKFMRQDITAVAAVFLGISLSFFDHISPGNLAGNCVALLSGVFCAAMYVICGEADMESRVSGIFLSQLLTAAIGIPFAAFDPPKVTLTAVLSLIALGVFQIGISYIFYAMALRDCPPLACSLIGAAEPLLNPLWVFVFNGEAPGVFPLVGGGVVILSVTGWCVWRDRFLAAQQ
- the mutY gene encoding A/G-specific adenine glycosylase, with amino-acid sequence MEFEKIVEPLLRWYEKNARQLPWRDDPTPYRVWISEIMLQQTRVEAVKPYFERFVRELPNVKALAEVPDEKLLKLWEGLGYYSRARSLKKAAILLMERFGGELPTDVEQLRKLPGIGDYTAGSIASIAFGLPEPAVDGNVLRVAARLQNSREDITQPAVKKELRERLKKVYPKEQASAFTQSLMELGATVCLPNGEPLCGECPLAELCEAHRAGTQNELPVKAAKPKRRVENRTVFLILSNGTAALRRRPETGLLAGMWEFPCQKGTLTPEQAEKTLAEWGIKAETIEPLPAAKHIFSHVEWHMTGYLVKAEKPVLGFVWASPEEVLGDYPVPSAYRAYLKILRHLAGEK